GTTGTAAAGCACTTTCAGAGGTGGTGATAGAAGTAGGACTGAGTTCTTCTATGCACTGAAACTCTGCCGAAGGGACATCTTTAAAATAGTGAGTGCTTTTTCCATCTTGAGAATTTTAATTACTGTTTCTTGCGTGGCAGCGTCGGGCCAAGGTTCTCCCACAGCCCAATAAAACGCTCTTGTGTAGGTCAAGAGAAATGAGAGAGGAAAGTCTGTAAAGTATCTTCCTACAAATTTACAACTGGACAGAAGTGCTGTGGCCAGCAGCATGAATGACCGGGCATTACCGGTAGTATGGCGTGCTGAGGAAGTTCTCATGATGGGTACCAGCACCCGGACGGTTCGCGGTAGATGCGGGCAACGCGTCTACTCCAACTGCACGCTGGTGTTGTGCAAGCCCCTGTGGACTTATTGGCCTCTAAATGGCCCAGAAGGTGCGTGGACCCATGGAGGTGTGCGTGGCGCACGTAGCAAAGCGGCGAATGTTGCTGGGGACTTTCCAGAGAGCAGGGGATATTAGGTGAAAGTAGAGAGGTTAGCCAAAAGGAACCGACTAGCTTGTGCTAGTAAGTGGTGGCCTGGGGAAGGAAAGGCTCGCTGAGTTCCCACCGAACGTGCATCAGCACCGCCCACCTCATGCATGTTTAAGCAGTTCAGAGATGATTGTTTTGAGGTCTTTAGTCTCAGCGGTGCTTGCTGTGTTGGGGGGAGCTGGTGGCTGGAGCAGGCGGTGAGGTGCCATACGAACCTATCTGGTTTGCTTTTTCCATCAACGCCAACGTTTCTAGCAGGGCTTTGAAGCCCCGCCGCCGGTCCTACCACCGCAGCGATGGGAGCGAACGCCCCAGGTGTCCCTTGCAGCGCTTCCTGCATCCAGTTCCCCCTCCCGCCCTGCTCGTGGTCTCTCTGGCCCGCAGCATCACCCTCAGCCAGCTCGGCACATCCTTGCCCTGAGGAAGTCAGCCCAggcccctccctcccgcccgcccgcccgggctgCAGCCCCTTCGCCTCTCTGCTCGGCTCCCGCTGTGCGCCAGGAGAGGCACCTCGCGGCTCCCCATCCCTCCCGTCGGCCCGGCATCCATGGAAGCCCCCAGCGCCGTGCACGTGCCCACCTACAAGTGGTGGTCCATCTTCAACatcctctgctgctgcctgcccctgggGCTGATCGCCCTCTACTACTCGGGACAGGTAAGAAGGTGCCGTTGCCACGTGGGGGAAGAGAGGtgggctgctgcttttctctagGGCTGCTGGAGCCTGATACAGCTTGAAAGGGGGTTTCTAGAGCCAAGCCAAGGTGAACCCCCAGCTCCGAGGTGGATGCGAGATCCCCCGTTGAAGTGAGGGAGGGTTTTGTTGGGGGGTTTAGAACAACTGTCCGTTTTGGCTGGTTCGGGAAGAACCCGTTCGTCCTAACTGTAGCTGCTGTCCTGCTCGGCTTTCAAGGTGCTTCCAGTGCTGTTTTCCAAACCTGGCACTTGTTTTCCAAACCTGGCACTTGCTTCCTATATGAGCTCTCAGGAGCAGACTGATAGATGAGTCCCAGGCTTTGGAAACCAGATCGCAggttctcctttcctcccctgctTCCCTCGTATGGCTTATCCTCTACGGGGCTGCCGCTCCCTTGGTCTCAGCGCCAGCTTCGGTCTCCCGCGTTCGGGACGGTCGCGCTTCTCCCAGGTCTCAGGCCGGTCCTTCTGCCCGCAGGTGGAGGGACGCCTGCGGCACCAGGACATCGATGGAGCGCGTGCTGCCTCTCACACCGCGAAAATCCTCAACtgcctggcgctgctgctggggctggtggccaTCGGCGTGATGATCTACTGCATCAGCCAGCAGCAGGTGCTCCTCAGCAGGGTCTGAGCGGAGCCCGCCGTGATGGCCGTCCGGGAAAAGCTTCGGCTGAGCCCAGAGTCCCAGGGCAGCGGTGCAGGACTCTGTGTATGTGAAGTCCGTCTTGAAATGCTACTTGGTTTggctgctttccctttcctaaatTTATTGGTAGTTAGCAAGAGCTTTGCCGGCAAAAGGACCTAGATGCTCTCGCACCAGCGTTGCAGGGCCGTGGATTTAGGTGGAGTCCCCAGTCGGGCACCGCTCTTTGCCAGGCGCTCTGCCTTGCCTGGACAAGATGCGTTCGTAAGCCCTCAGGTTCGGGGAAATCTTCTGTGGGGTGGGGGAGTTGCAAACTGGGACAGTGTGGAATCAAACCGCTGTTTGTGCttgcctatatatatatgtatttttttcttttctgtgatagCTCAACGCTGCAAGCTGCTGCTTAGCTCTGTGTGTACGCTCAGCACAAGGCCAGACAAGTTACACTTAGGTTGTTGCATGGGACGTTGCTCTCCCCGCTGGTTTTTGCGTCGTCCTAAATAAACGGCTTGTTCGTAACAACCCGCCTCGACTCCTCGGTGTGTGATCTCCTGGTTCGATGTCAGACCTGCCTGAGGACGCAGGCCGGGGCTGTGGGGAGCAGCGGGGATACAAGTCCCTTGTGCAAAGAGCAGGTAGAGCCTGACCGCGGCGCGGCAGGGACACGGCCCCGAGCCTGGCTCTGGCACTGGCACTGGCCTGCAGCATGGAGGGACCTCGCTGTAGCCCACGCACGCGGCTGGTGAGTCAGGTAAGAGTTTCCATCCCTCCGAGAACTGAAATGCGCTTATTTTAACTTCTGACCTTCCTGTGGCAGCGACTTGAATGCAACCAGCAAAAGCCAGCCTAGAAAACTGTGATTTCTGTGAAAACCTGACCTATTTCTCGGCCATCGCAGGAACTGGTCTGCAGCAAACCTGGACCCTCTGACTCAGAGCGGTGAAGAGAGACAGGGGATGTGGGAAGCTCGTCCCCAGCCTCATGCAAAGTGCAGTCAAATCGAGGACAGGAAAGTAGGGTGTACCGGAGCTGCTGGTGCCACCGTCCTGCCGGCCGTGTCCCCTTGCTGCGGGCAGCGACAAGCCGCTGCAGGTCTGCGCCTGCTCACGTAACCTAAGACGTGCTCTTAACGTCCAGTTCTTCTCCCCAGGTGATGCCGGTCTCGGGTACAGGGGACGAAGCTGGGCTTGCTGCTGGTGACGGAGGCTAGATGGGAGAGCTGATGCTTTGTGGCAATAAAGGGGAAATGAAGGCTCTTATCTACCCCGCAGAGAAAAGAAGAAGCGTTTCCTGCGCCAGGTCTTGACCCAGCCGCAGACTGTCAGGTACGTGCGTTGCTCTCTGACTTTTAAAGCTAGGTTACTTCATCCAGCCGTGCGAGTAAGAGGCGTCTCCGAGTCCCAGCCGAAAGCAGGGGCAGCCTGGAATCGCTAATGTGCTAAACAAGAGTAGGAAGCGATGGGGAAAGGTCTGTGCCCTTCCCGCCGGCTGCACAACGTGGGGACGTGCGAGGAGGGTCCGGCACCGGGACCTGGTCCCCCCCCAAGCTCTGTGCCACCTCCCCGCTGGGGCTCACGAGGGCGGCAGGAGCGGAGCGCGGCTGGCTGGGCTGCTCCAGCTGTGTGTGGGAGAGCAAGAAACGCTAAATATTTTGGCTGTGTTCTCACTTGCGGTCCAGCATTGACCACCTCATGCTGGCAGGGCGTCAGGGATCGGCACCTCCTGGACGCTTGGCCCCTATGGCAAAGTGTGCCGGTCTGGTGCCAGCATTTGAGCTAGTGCTGCTTTGGGAGGGAGCTCCCGGTGCAGCACGTGCCGCAGGAAACCCCCGAGCACCCACCCTGGGAAGGCAGCCGGAcctcccccacccacccaccgcccccccccggATGGTTTTCGTTTTTGTGCTTACAAGAAATAAGGAGGAAGGGATTTCCCCACGCAGCTGGTTTCTCCCCGCTCAGCA
This genomic window from Dromaius novaehollandiae isolate bDroNov1 chromosome 21, bDroNov1.hap1, whole genome shotgun sequence contains:
- the LOC135323473 gene encoding trafficking regulator of GLUT4 1-like, which codes for MEAPSAVHVPTYKWWSIFNILCCCLPLGLIALYYSGQVEGRLRHQDIDGARAASHTAKILNCLALLLGLVAIGVMIYCISQQQVLLSRV